Part of the Clostridium sporogenes genome, CTTACACTCCATTGGTTCATCCTCATCGATTTCCATATCTGTGATTATTTCACCTAAAAATATATAAGAACCATATTTTTCTGTAATAAGCATATTATTTTTTCCTATAAATCCTATACCACATAAATAGGCAATATATCTTTCTGGCAGATCATTGCTATCTACAAAATATTCTGCTCTGTAACCTTTATTTTGTATAAATTCACATATTTTTTTTAAATATTCATTTACTATAGTATGATAATCCCTACCTTGAGTATATTTTGAAAAATATATATTATTTTTATAATCTAAATTAAATAAATAGGGAAAAGCAATAGAAATTATTGTTTTCCCCTCTTTCATATATTGAAATGGATTCACTCTTTTATTTATATCTTTACCTTCAAATTCATTCTGTCTATTTTCATTTTTTCTTTCTGTAAGCTCTGGTATAAGCTCATGAAAAATCCTACATTTTGTGAACCCTATTAAATCTAATCCTAAATTTCTGCAATATTCTTTTACAGATTCCTTACAATCCATATTAATCTTTTCTCCCAAAAACTATATTATCATATCGTTGTATATTACTTTTTTAACACCATTATAATCTCTTATTTCTATAACAGATGCCTTTTTTTCATATCTTACTACCTTAGCTGGTATACCTACCGCTGTAGAATTAGCTGGTATATGATGCAATACCACTGCATTAGCGCCTATTTTTACATTATCTCCTATATTTATAGGTCCTAGTACTTTTGCCCCACTTCCTATTATAACATTATTACCTACAGTAGGGTGTCTCTTTCCTTTATCTTTTCCCGTTCCGCCTAAAGTTACTCCATGGTATAAAGTTACATTATCCCCAACTTCCGCAGTTTCACCAATAACAACTCCCATACCATGATCTATAAAAAGACCTTTTCCTATAGTTGCCCCTGGATGAATCTCTATGCCTGTAAAAAATCTTGATATTTGAGAAATAAGTCTAGCTAAGAAAAATAAATGTGCTTTATAAAACAAGTGGGATATTCTATAGGCTATTAAAGCATGAATAAATGGATATAATATAAAAACTTCTAAAACATTTCTAGCAGCTGGATCTTTTTCCTTAGCATTTTTTAAATCATATATTAAAGTTTTAAAAGGATTTTTCATATAATTCACCTCTTTTATTTATCATATAACCCGGTGGATATATATTTTTCTCCACCATCTGGAGCTACAGTTACAACTTTTTTACCTTTTCCCAATTTTTTAGCTATTTTTATAGCTGCTGCTATATTTGCTCCTGAAGATATACCTACTAATACTCCCTCTTCTGTCCCAAATCTTCTTGCATATTCATAGGATTCTTCATCTGTTATAGTCATTACCTCATCTACTACATCTTTTTCATATACCTCTGGTACAAAGCCTGCTCCTATACCTTGTATTTTGTGTGGTGCTGCTTTTCCCCCTGATATTACTGGAGAGTTATGAGGTTCCACAGCTACAACTTTTATATTTTTATTAGATTCTTTTAATCTTCTTCCAATACCTGCTATAGTACCTCCTGTACCTACTGAAGCTACAAAAGCATCTAAATCCTCTACATCTTTTAATATTTCAACAGCAGTGGTTTCATAATGCTTTTTTGAATTAGCTCTGTTTGAGAATTGTTGAGGAATAAAATAGCCCTTTTTATCTCTAGCTAATTCTTCTGCCTTTTCTATAGCACCTGTCATTCCTTTATTTCCTTCTGTAAGAACCAATTCTGCTCCGTAAGCTTTTATCATGTTTCTTCTCTCTATACTCATAGAATCCGGCATAACAATAATTACTTTATAGCCTTTTAATCTCCCAACCATAGCAAGTCCTATACCTGTGTTTCCACTAGTAGGTTCTACTATTATATCTCCTGGTTTTATTCTTCCCATGTTTTCTGCCTCTTCAATCATCCCTAAAGCTGCTCTATCTTTTATACTACCACCAGGATTAAATTTTTCTAACTTCACATAAACATCTGCCATATTTTCTTCCTGCATATTATTTAATTTAAACATAGGAGTATTTCCTATTAGGTCTATAGAATTTTCATATAACATATCAATCTCCCCTTTTTTAAAATAAACTTAATCTAAAAAAACTTCGTCTCTATAAAAATATAGAGACGAAGTATATTCTCCGTGGTTCCACTCTAGTTAGATATTAAAATCTCACTTTATCAGGTACTTAATAAATTTATACCCTATCACTATAACGGGTGAACCCGATGTAGCCTACTTTATTCGGTACACAACTCCAAAGGGCACTTCACATAAATCTTCTTTAGAAATTTTTCAGCAAAACAATTTCCTCTCTGAAAAGATTAATTATGCTACTTTCCTTTTTCAACGTTTTTATTTCCGACTATTCTAGTATGAATTCTATAATATAATTATATGCTATTTTTTGAATTTGTCAACTACTTATCTACAAAATCTATGTTTACCTATTACTTTTATTAGCGGTCTTGACCAAATCCAAGAACTTGTAGCAGTTGCTGGATTAAAATAATACGTAGCCCCATCTGAAGGATCCCATCCATTTAAAGCATCTCTAGCTGCATTTATAGAGGTTTGCTGCATTTGTGCATTTATTTGTCCGTCTGCTATGGCAGTAAATGCAAGTGGTTCATATATAACCCCAGCTACAGTATTAGGAAAATTAGCATCTCTTGTTCTGTTTAAAACTACTGCTCCTACTGCTACTTGACCTTCATAAGGTTCTCCTCTAGCCTCTCCATTTATAAGTCTAGCTAAAAGCATAACATCTTGGTTATTGGAGCTTGAACTTGATCCTGATGATCCTGTGTTTATTCCAATTGCAGCTAAAGTTTTATCTCCAATTATTCCATCTACTGTCAAACCATTTTTAGATTGAAAACTTCTTACGGCTGTATAAGTTCCATGGCCAAATATTCCATCTACTCCTCCATTATAATACCCCCAGGCTTTAAGTTTTCTTTGAACCTGTGAAATAATGTCTCCTCTATGTCCATAATAATATGCTACAGCTTTAGTAGCATTTGTATAAGGTAATATATAAAGAGTAGTACTGCCATAAGCTATCATTAAAGCTAAAACATATATTATTGCCCTTTTTAAATATATATTCTTCCTCATAATACTCCTCCCACAAAATTCATAGTTTTGCTATTTATTTTAAAATTAGTTTGTGCATAAAATTATAAAAAATACTCTTTTATAAAATAAAATAACATCAAAAAATAAAAAACACATGTAATAAACATATTAATAAATTTATTACATGTATTTTTTATATTTACTATCTTAAAAATATTTTAAGATACCATCTTTCATAATAAATATAACTTAAACCGTAACTATTTTAACTTTCTTTCTCCACATAGGTGCAAATACATCCTCTATAATATCATCTATAGATATTGTTCCACATAATTTATTTTCTCCTTCAACTACGGGAATAGATAATAAATCATATTTTATTGCTAATTCTACAGCTTCATTTATATGGTCTGTATCTTTAACTTTTACTATATCCTTATCCATTATATCTTTTAATTTAGCTTCTGGAGTAGATATTATTAAATCTGTAAGCGATATAGCTCCTTTTAGTTGTTCTTTTTCATCTACAATATATATATAATAAGATTCTTCATCCTTAGGTTTTATTTCCCTTAATAAATCTATAGTTTCTTCCGTAGTTATGTTTACATTAAAAGATATAAAATCTTTATTCATTATGCTTCCTGCAGTTTCTTCTTTATAATCCATAAGTTTCCTTATATCCTTAGCATCTCTTTCTTCCATGATAGAAAGAATTTCTTCCACTTCTTCCTCTCTCATTTGTGCCAGTATATCTGCCGCCTCATCCTTTGACATGTTATATATAATTTCAGCTTTTTTAGAGGAAGTCATTCCTTCTAACATTTCTGTTTTTACTTCCAAGTCTATTTCTTCAAAAGTATCTGCAGCTAAATCATCATCTAGGCTTTCAAAAACTAATTTTCTATAACTGTCATTCATATCTTCTATAATATCTGCTAAATCTGCTGGATGTAATGTTGAGAGCTTTTGGTAAGATACAGATAATTTCAAATTATTATTTACCATTTCTAAAGATTCTACACTATCCCACATTATTAAAGTGTCTTCTATTTTCTTATTAAATATTTTATAAATACTTCTTAATAAATTTTCCATTCCTATTCTTCTACTTAATGCTAGTGCACCTGTATCTACAGCTATTACTTTATATTCTCCTGCAATTTCTCCAATTCTTAAGTCATGTACTTTAACCATCTTTTTGCCATTTATATCAATTATTTGTTTATCTAAAAGATGTTGTGACAATAAATAGGAATATTTTCTTAATATTATATCTCTAGTTCCTATTACTTTTATAATAGTTTTACCCTCATCATCATAAAAAGAAATGTTTTTAAACTCATAATTTGCTAATTCTCTTCCCTTTTTTATCTTATAGGCTATGGCTCTTGGATAATCATCCTCAGAAGTTACATAAATATCAATTAGTTTACCTATATAATCACCATACTCATCATAAACTCTTTTATTAATAATTTTACTTAAGAAAAAACTTTGTAGCTTCTTCATAAATATTCCTCCTTTCACATTTGTAAAGGAATACCTTAAGCTACAAATAAATAGTTCTGCTTAAATAAATATTCCTCTACAAAATAATATAATTTTTATTTGGCCTATGCTCCCATCATACGGACCAGTTTCCATTTATATCACCATCCTAAAAATTTATAAAACAAAAAGAGCCCATTAGGCTCCTTATACATGCATAACTAAAACTTTAACATCAATCGTTGAGTTTTAGCACTATATAGCTTTGGACTACAGCCAGCTACATTAAGTAAAACCTTACTTCGGTAATACCTGGTGACCCATTGGCATCTCTCGATGTTTCCGGGCAGTAGCGTATATCTATATAGGAGCCTCACCTAACGTACACTATTAACATTTTGCCTTATATTTTTATTATATTGTTTATACCTTTGTTTTGCAACTGAATTTATCAAATTTTTTTAAATTTATTCATTATTTAAATTTATATTGTTTTATTTTAATATATCTTACTTTTATGCCGTATTTCTTATTTTTAAATTATTTTTGATATTAAACAAAATGAACTGTATAATAATATTATTACAAAATCGTATTTAAGATAGGAGAATGAAAATATTGAATAGTATGGACTTTTTACCCATAAGTAAAGAGGATTTGAAAAAAAGAAACATAGATGTTTTAGATTTTATAATAGTAACTGGTGATGCTTATGTAGACCATCCATCCTTCGGTACTGCAATTATAGGGAGAGTATTAGAAAGAGAAGGATTTAGTGTGGGAATCATAGCTCAACCTAATTGGAAGAACATAGAGGACTTTAAAAAACTAGGGAAACCTAAATATGGATTTTTAGTTAACTCTGGCAATATAGATTCTATGGTAAATCACTATACTGCATCTAAAAAAAGAAGACATGACGACTTCTATTCCCCAGGTGGAAAATCTGGATATAGACCTGATAGAGCAGTTATTGTTTACTGTAATAAGATAAAGGAAGCTTTCAAAGATTCACCTATAATAATAGGCGGTATAGAAGCTAGCTTAAGAAGATTTGCCCATTATGATTATTGGGATAACTCAGTAAGAAGAAGTATTCTAGAAGATTCTAGCGCAGATTTATTAATATATGGTATGGGAGAAAAACCTATAGTTCAAGTTTCTAATCTTTTAAGATATGGTATGAAAATAGACAGTATAAAAAATGTAAGAGGCACAGCGTATATTGAAAAAGATATATCTTCTTTAAAAGATTATATTGAAATACCATCATTTGAAGAGGCTTCTACAAATAAAAAATCCTATGCAGAAACTTACAAAATACAATATTATGAACAAGATTCCATAAGGGGTAAAACCTTAGTACAGAAACATAAAGAAAGATATGTAGTGCAAAATCCGCCCCAACCACCTTTATCTCAAGAAGAAATGGATGAAGTTTATGCACTTCCATACGCTAGGACTTATCATCCTATGTATGAGGCTGAAGGTGGAATTCCTGCCATTAAAGAGGTTAAATTTTCAATTACTAGCCATAGAGGCTGCTATGGAAGTTGTTCTTTTTGTGCTTTGACCTTTCATCAGGGAAGAGTTATTCAAAATAGAAGCCAAGATTCTATTTTAAAAGAAGCAAATATGATGACTAATATGAAGGACTTCAAAGGCTACATACATGATGTAGGTGGCCCTACAGCTAACTTTAGACATAGGGCTTGTAAAGTTCAAGAAAGACATGGTACTTGCAAAAACAAACAATGTGTATTCCCAAAAGCCTGCAAAAATTTAATTGTAGATCATAAAGAATACTTAAGTTTATTAAGAAAAATAAGAAAAATGCCTAATGTAAAAAAAGTATTTATACGTTCTGGTATTAGATTTGATTATTTAATGTATGATAAAAACGATGAGTTTTTTAAAGAATTATGTGAACATCATATAAGTGGACAGTTAAAAGTTGCTCCTGAACATATAAGTGATAAAGTTTTAAACTTAATGGGTAAGCCTACTAGAAATGTTTATGATTCTTTTGTTAAAAAATATTATGATATAAACAAAAAAATACATAAAAATCAATTTTTAGTTCCTTATTTAATGTCTAGTCATCCCGGTAGCGATTTAAAGGCTTCCATAGAACTAGCTCAATATATAAAAAAAATGGGCTATACTCCAGAACAAGTACAAGACTTTTACCCTACTCCTGGTAGCTTATCAACTACTATGTATTATACGGAAATAAATCCTTTAACCGAGGAAAAAGTTTATGTACCTAAAGATCAAAAAGAAAAAAGCATGCAAAGGGCATTATTACAATTCTCTATTCCTGATAACTATGATCTAGTAAAAGAAGCCTTAATAAAAGCTCACAGAGAAGATTTAATAGGAAATGGACCTGATTGTTTAATACCTTACAATAAACCTTATAAAAAATCTCATAAAAAAAATAATTCTAAGAATAACAATAACCATTATAATAAAAGTAATGGTAAAAATAAGGATACTAGTAAAAACAATAAAAAAATTAAGAAAAACTCACTTTCTAAGCATAAAAAAAGAAAATAAACAGCCTCTAGTGCTGTTTATTTTTTATATATTATTAAATAAAAATTATCATAAATTCTATACTCCATTAAATAGTTAAATAAATTTAGTTTTATCTTATCAATTTATTCACAGCTATATATAAAGTGTATATCCAAATAATACTCCCTAATATATTGGGTGGTAATATATTAATATTTAAAAAACTTAGTATAATATCTGATATATTTGCTATTGTACTAAAAAACATTAAATATGATATATTTTTATTTATATGCTTGTTATTATGTTTTATAAAACATAATATTAAAAATATTAAATTAATAACTATAAAAAACATGTACATATTAATAGGTGTTAATAATTCCATTATATAGTACTGCCCGTTAAACATATTTATTTTCAAACTATATTTACTCATAAAAAATATTAAAATAGAAGCTATTAATACTGTTATAGAAATTATATAATTTAAGTTAAATTTATTATTTTTTATACATATATAAAAACATATTAATATAGCTATAGGTATAGCTAAAAAATCTAAAAAATATATCCACTTTAGCCAATATAAATTTCTAATATTGCTAACAAATACTAATAAGGTTAAAGATATGAATCTTAAAATCATTAAAAAATATATTATTATAGATATAATCTTTATTTTATGAGGTGCCTTAAAGGCTACTTTTCCACCTTGTATACATATAATAAACATAAGTAATATGGCTGATATATAAATAAATAAATTTATCATAATTAAATAAACTCTCCAATTTAACAATACTACTACTTATATTTATTAAAATTAAAATTAAAATATTCCTATATTAATCTAATATGCCTAAGATATCTAAACCTTCTTTCACACATTCTATACATAAAGGAAAATCTGGGCCTCTTTCTCCATCTATATCCGTAACTATATCTTCATTAGATTCTATTTCCAGCTTATTTGTTTTAAAATATATTAAGGCATTTACATCTTCTAGATGTTCTCCTTTTATCATTTTTATAAATAATCCTATCATATCCTTAATAGCGCAAGCCTTTATTATTATTACATCTAACATGCCATCATCAACCTCTGCCTTATAAGCCATATGAAGATTACCTGCTGTTTGTCCATTGAAGACCATCATAAGATACATATCTCCATCAAAATTAACTTCCTCAGATTTAACATTAATCTTCAATCTTCTAAAATTAGGAAGCTGTTCTAATCCTTTTACATAGTAAGCAAGTTTACCCATAGTATTTTTTAAATTAACATCGGTTTTTTGGGATACATCTGTAAATAATCCTGTGCTAGCAACGTTAATAAAATATTTATCATTTATTTTTCCTAAATCAATCTTTTTTACAGAGCTCTTTAATATTTGCTCACAGGCCTCCCCAACATTTATTGGCATACCAATAAATTTAGCAAAATCATTAGCAGTACCTGTAGGTAATATTGCAATTGGAAGATCAATTGCAAATTTTTTTAAATGATTTACCACATTATCTACAGTACCGTCTCCCCCTGCTACCAATATATATTTATAGCTTTCATCAATAGATTTAAAAGCGTCATCAAGATCATATTCTAAACTTATCCTATAAGGCACTACTTCATATCCATATTTCTGATGTATTCTTATTACCTGGTCTATTTGAGATATTATGGCCTTTTCTCCTGAATATGGGTTATAGATAAATTTTACCTTACTCATTTCAAATCTCCTCTTATAGTTTTTACTTTATAATTAAATTAGCTGTACCATTATATAATAGCAAATCCACAAGATTTTAACAATAAATCCTGTGGATATTTTAACCTAATTATTTTGCTCTGAAATACCACTTAAA contains:
- the sleB gene encoding spore cortex-lytic enzyme is translated as MRKNIYLKRAIIYVLALMIAYGSTTLYILPYTNATKAVAYYYGHRGDIISQVQRKLKAWGYYNGGVDGIFGHGTYTAVRSFQSKNGLTVDGIIGDKTLAAIGINTGSSGSSSSSNNQDVMLLARLINGEARGEPYEGQVAVGAVVLNRTRDANFPNTVAGVIYEPLAFTAIADGQINAQMQQTSINAARDALNGWDPSDGATYYFNPATATSSWIWSRPLIKVIGKHRFCR
- a CDS encoding magnesium transporter; translated protein: MKKLQSFFLSKIINKRVYDEYGDYIGKLIDIYVTSEDDYPRAIAYKIKKGRELANYEFKNISFYDDEGKTIIKVIGTRDIILRKYSYLLSQHLLDKQIIDINGKKMVKVHDLRIGEIAGEYKVIAVDTGALALSRRIGMENLLRSIYKIFNKKIEDTLIMWDSVESLEMVNNNLKLSVSYQKLSTLHPADLADIIEDMNDSYRKLVFESLDDDLAADTFEEIDLEVKTEMLEGMTSSKKAEIIYNMSKDEAADILAQMREEEVEEILSIMEERDAKDIRKLMDYKEETAGSIMNKDFISFNVNITTEETIDLLREIKPKDEESYYIYIVDEKEQLKGAISLTDLIISTPEAKLKDIMDKDIVKVKDTDHINEAVELAIKYDLLSIPVVEGENKLCGTISIDDIIEDVFAPMWRKKVKIVTV
- the queG gene encoding tRNA epoxyqueuosine(34) reductase QueG, which gives rise to MDCKESVKEYCRNLGLDLIGFTKCRIFHELIPELTERKNENRQNEFEGKDINKRVNPFQYMKEGKTIISIAFPYLFNLDYKNNIYFSKYTQGRDYHTIVNEYLKKICEFIQNKGYRAEYFVDSNDLPERYIAYLCGIGFIGKNNMLITEKYGSYIFLGEIITDMEIDEDEPMECKCKDCNICLEACPTNSLKNKDPNICLSYITQKKNIEDKWFDKLKGRMFGCDTCQRVCPYNKNINTSNIEGFKPFNFMENLDLEELIYVNNKEFKEKYKLTSCGWRGKSILQRNALINCITMNKNVDIQGKNIKSPYVLDYYHRLLKK
- a CDS encoding YgiQ family radical SAM protein; the protein is MNSMDFLPISKEDLKKRNIDVLDFIIVTGDAYVDHPSFGTAIIGRVLEREGFSVGIIAQPNWKNIEDFKKLGKPKYGFLVNSGNIDSMVNHYTASKKRRHDDFYSPGGKSGYRPDRAVIVYCNKIKEAFKDSPIIIGGIEASLRRFAHYDYWDNSVRRSILEDSSADLLIYGMGEKPIVQVSNLLRYGMKIDSIKNVRGTAYIEKDISSLKDYIEIPSFEEASTNKKSYAETYKIQYYEQDSIRGKTLVQKHKERYVVQNPPQPPLSQEEMDEVYALPYARTYHPMYEAEGGIPAIKEVKFSITSHRGCYGSCSFCALTFHQGRVIQNRSQDSILKEANMMTNMKDFKGYIHDVGGPTANFRHRACKVQERHGTCKNKQCVFPKACKNLIVDHKEYLSLLRKIRKMPNVKKVFIRSGIRFDYLMYDKNDEFFKELCEHHISGQLKVAPEHISDKVLNLMGKPTRNVYDSFVKKYYDINKKIHKNQFLVPYLMSSHPGSDLKASIELAQYIKKMGYTPEQVQDFYPTPGSLSTTMYYTEINPLTEEKVYVPKDQKEKSMQRALLQFSIPDNYDLVKEALIKAHREDLIGNGPDCLIPYNKPYKKSHKKNNSKNNNNHYNKSNGKNKDTSKNNKKIKKNSLSKHKKRK
- a CDS encoding YegS/Rv2252/BmrU family lipid kinase, which encodes MSKVKFIYNPYSGEKAIISQIDQVIRIHQKYGYEVVPYRISLEYDLDDAFKSIDESYKYILVAGGDGTVDNVVNHLKKFAIDLPIAILPTGTANDFAKFIGMPINVGEACEQILKSSVKKIDLGKINDKYFINVASTGLFTDVSQKTDVNLKNTMGKLAYYVKGLEQLPNFRRLKINVKSEEVNFDGDMYLMMVFNGQTAGNLHMAYKAEVDDGMLDVIIIKACAIKDMIGLFIKMIKGEHLEDVNALIYFKTNKLEIESNEDIVTDIDGERGPDFPLCIECVKEGLDILGILD
- the cysK gene encoding cysteine synthase A — encoded protein: MLYENSIDLIGNTPMFKLNNMQEENMADVYVKLEKFNPGGSIKDRAALGMIEEAENMGRIKPGDIIVEPTSGNTGIGLAMVGRLKGYKVIIVMPDSMSIERRNMIKAYGAELVLTEGNKGMTGAIEKAEELARDKKGYFIPQQFSNRANSKKHYETTAVEILKDVEDLDAFVASVGTGGTIAGIGRRLKESNKNIKVVAVEPHNSPVISGGKAAPHKIQGIGAGFVPEVYEKDVVDEVMTITDEESYEYARRFGTEEGVLVGISSGANIAAAIKIAKKLGKGKKVVTVAPDGGEKYISTGLYDK
- the epsC gene encoding serine O-acetyltransferase EpsC — its product is MKNPFKTLIYDLKNAKEKDPAARNVLEVFILYPFIHALIAYRISHLFYKAHLFFLARLISQISRFFTGIEIHPGATIGKGLFIDHGMGVVIGETAEVGDNVTLYHGVTLGGTGKDKGKRHPTVGNNVIIGSGAKVLGPINIGDNVKIGANAVVLHHIPANSTAVGIPAKVVRYEKKASVIEIRDYNGVKKVIYNDMII